A single region of the Malaclemys terrapin pileata isolate rMalTer1 chromosome 4, rMalTer1.hap1, whole genome shotgun sequence genome encodes:
- the LOC128835368 gene encoding carbohydrate sulfotransferase 9-like codes for MVDKVLRKVFIFLVLIFILGSLLSGVFYRWQTKVMVPKEDWLMSQVYRKDTLNSTCLMNNLSHSQSKLKHDVATRIFVEHNHKFIYCEVPKVGCSNWKKIILLLTLNLSRKANEVDHDLIHQTPLIKRLSSYPSDYQEKLLTSYTKVMFTRDPLERLVSAYRDKLLHSEPYYSITVANEIKAMCRKNENSTEKVTFQEFVKFILTKNQEHLDVHWKPMFLLCDPCNIHYDIMGKFETLEQDSEHVLRNIGAPEDLHYPNFKAYSSEKRTSDDITLEYLRKLSSEQIEEIKKLYQMDFALFNYPYDLKMNLYETDTV; via the exons ATGGTGGACAAGGTGCTCCGGAAGGTGTTCATTTTCCTTGTCCTAATTTTCATTCTTGGAAGCCTTCTTTCTGGAGTATTCTACAGGTGGCAAACAAAAGTGATGG TTCCTAAGGAAGATTGGCTGATGAGTCAAGTCTATCGCAAAGACACACTGAACTCCACCTGCCTGATGAACAACCTCTCTCATTCACAAAGCAAACTGAAACATGATGTTGCAACACGGATCTTTGTGGAACATAACCACAAGTTCATCTACTGTGAGGTGCCCAAGGTGGGCTGCTCCAATTGGAAGAAAATCATCCTTCTCCTCACATTGAACCTAAGCAGAAAGGCTAATGAAGTCGACCATGATCTCATCCACCAAACCCCACTGATAAAGAGGCTGAGTTCTTACCCTTCTGACTACCAGGAGAAATTACTGACCAGTTACACCAAAGTGATGTTCACCAGAGATCCCCTGGAACGGTTGGTTTCAGCTTACAGAGACAAGCTTCTGCACTCTGAGCCATACTATAGTATCACCGTGGCAAATGAGATCAAGGCCATGTGCaggaaaaatgaaaattcaaCTGAAAAGGTGACTTTCCAGGAGTTTGTTAAGTTTATTCTGACAAAAAACCAAGAACATTTGGATGTTCACTGGAAACCAATGTTTCTACTCTGTGATCCTTGCAACATTCACTATGACATCATGGGGAAGTTTGAAACGTTGGAGCAAGACTCTGAACATGTTCTCAGGAACATTGGAGCTCCAGAGGATCTGCACTACCCTAACTTTAAGGCATATAGCTCAGAGAAACGTACTAGTGATGATATCACTTTAGAATATCTCAGAAAGCTGAGCTCAGAGCAAATTGAAGAGATCAAGAAGCTGTACCAGATGGATTTTGCCTTGTTTAACTATCCTTATGATTTGAAAATGAACCTTTATGAGACTGATACAGTATGA